One genomic region from Ptychodera flava strain L36383 chromosome 5, AS_Pfla_20210202, whole genome shotgun sequence encodes:
- the LOC139133848 gene encoding uncharacterized protein, with amino-acid sequence MSQVGSSHKWRGIAVVSGGILVNITQGNISPYLTSYIRKRSKPTDLTYEMATWIVVAYVSMLGSCMYFGGLFHRKIGARLTVSVSSIIYSIKPGNCHIRNTDWTWLRIGPWCNTRLLNEDILIKKKY; translated from the exons ATGTCCCAAGTCGGATCGAGTCACAAATGGCGCGGGATAGCTGTGGTTTCTGGTGGAATATTAGTCAATATCACACAGG GAAATATTTCGCCGTACTTGACCTCGTACATCAGAAAACGAAGTAAACCAACAGATCTTACATACGAG ATGGCGACATGGATAGTTGTAGCATATGTATCGATGCTTGGATCGTGTATGTATTTCGGTGGTCTATTTCACAGGAAGATCGGAGCTCGCTTGACTGTGTCTGTTAGCAGTATCATTTACAG CATCAAACCTGGTAATTGTCACATACGGAATACTGACTGGACTTGGTTGCGCATTGGTCCATGGTGCAATACTCGCCTGTTGAATGAAG ATATTTTGATCAAGAAGAAATATTAG